In Williamwhitmania sp., one genomic interval encodes:
- a CDS encoding DUF4468 domain-containing protein, which produces MKKILLLTLTILLSNLSIGQEIPKLKLTPNGVEPIVVEVDSLSASEIYQKAQNWVQETYKNPDKVLKANIANEKIRIDGFATDAWWYKSLGIRNSYNMEYTIEISFKDGRYRFEYIIGQFYIDGGQKVLYDYGTFYKKSGEIKKSYTDAVPSLELTMNELSQSFYNYVSGKTSKKDGDW; this is translated from the coding sequence ATGAAAAAAATTTTACTCTTAACATTAACGATTTTACTATCAAATTTATCAATCGGACAAGAAATTCCTAAACTGAAATTAACGCCAAACGGGGTTGAACCAATCGTTGTGGAAGTTGACAGTTTGAGTGCATCCGAAATTTATCAAAAAGCGCAAAATTGGGTTCAGGAAACCTATAAAAATCCTGACAAAGTTCTCAAAGCAAATATTGCGAATGAAAAAATTAGAATTGATGGATTTGCTACAGATGCTTGGTGGTATAAATCGTTAGGAATTCGTAATTCCTATAATATGGAATATACCATAGAAATATCATTCAAAGATGGACGTTATCGATTTGAATATATTATTGGACAATTTTACATCGATGGTGGACAAAAAGTACTTTACGACTATGGAACTTTTTACAAGAAAAGTGGCGAAATTAAAAAATCATATACTGACGCTGTGCCAAGTTTGGAGTTAACAATGAATGAACTTTCTCAATCATTTTACAATTATGTAAGCGGAAAGACATCTAAAAAAGATGGTGATTGGTAA
- a CDS encoding class I SAM-dependent DNA methyltransferase has product MITGDLRSQIDKVWEAFWTGGLSNPITVIEQMTYLLFIRRLDELQTQKESKANLLKKPIEDPIYKAEENELRWSHFKNMDPEVMHRMFTKSDGVFDFLRNVGNRSAAFSKFMKGATFMIPTPRLLAQVVEMISNIPMTDRDTKGDVYEYLLSKIASAGQNGQFRTPRHIIRMMVDMVEPTLEDVICDPACGTAGFLTSSGEYIREHFEKELYTDTIKKHFQEKMFMGMEFDPTMIRIGGMNLMLHGIENPQLFDMDALSEANGLFTEKATLVLANPPFKGSLDREAVDGRILSVVDSKKTELLFLALILKGLKLGGRAAVIVPDGVLFGSSNAHMQIRKELIDHQKLQAVISMPSGVFKPYAGVSTAVLVFTKTNSGGTDSVWFYDMKADGLSLDDKRQPIEANDIPDIVGRYHNLKGETNRSRTDSSFMVPVKEIQDNKYDLSINRYKEVVYEVKTYEKPTVIISQIEELDRERAALLNQLKTMLV; this is encoded by the coding sequence ATGATAACAGGAGATTTACGATCGCAGATTGATAAAGTGTGGGAAGCCTTTTGGACGGGTGGCCTATCGAACCCCATAACCGTAATTGAGCAGATGACCTATCTGCTTTTTATTCGCCGGTTGGACGAGCTGCAAACCCAAAAGGAGTCGAAGGCTAATTTGCTTAAGAAACCAATTGAAGACCCTATTTATAAAGCTGAGGAGAACGAGCTGCGCTGGAGCCATTTCAAGAATATGGATCCGGAGGTGATGCACCGCATGTTTACCAAGAGTGATGGTGTTTTCGATTTCCTGCGCAACGTGGGCAACCGCAGCGCAGCCTTTAGCAAGTTTATGAAGGGGGCCACCTTTATGATCCCCACCCCCCGGCTGCTGGCTCAGGTGGTGGAGATGATCTCCAACATCCCCATGACCGACCGCGATACCAAGGGCGATGTGTACGAATACCTATTGAGCAAGATTGCCTCGGCGGGACAAAACGGACAGTTCCGCACCCCTCGCCACATTATTCGCATGATGGTGGATATGGTGGAGCCAACCCTGGAGGATGTGATTTGCGATCCGGCATGCGGCACGGCGGGCTTCCTAACCAGCTCCGGCGAATACATCCGGGAGCATTTCGAGAAGGAGCTCTACACCGATACCATAAAGAAACACTTTCAGGAGAAGATGTTCATGGGTATGGAGTTCGACCCTACCATGATTCGCATTGGGGGAATGAACCTGATGCTGCACGGCATTGAGAACCCGCAGCTGTTCGATATGGATGCGCTGAGCGAGGCCAACGGCCTATTTACCGAAAAGGCAACGCTGGTGCTGGCCAACCCACCCTTTAAAGGGAGCTTGGACCGGGAGGCGGTGGATGGAAGAATACTGAGCGTGGTGGATAGCAAGAAGACCGAGCTGCTATTCCTGGCCCTAATCCTAAAGGGGTTGAAGCTGGGTGGCAGAGCGGCGGTGATTGTGCCCGATGGCGTGCTCTTTGGCAGCAGCAACGCCCACATGCAAATACGCAAGGAGCTGATTGACCACCAAAAGCTGCAGGCGGTGATAAGCATGCCCAGCGGGGTATTTAAACCCTACGCCGGGGTGAGCACTGCCGTGCTGGTATTTACCAAGACCAACAGCGGTGGAACCGATAGCGTCTGGTTCTACGACATGAAGGCCGATGGCCTCAGCTTGGACGATAAGCGCCAACCCATTGAGGCCAACGACATCCCCGATATTGTAGGCCGCTACCACAACCTAAAGGGCGAAACCAACCGAAGCCGAACCGATAGCAGCTTTATGGTTCCGGTAAAGGAGATACAGGACAATAAGTATGACCTAAGCATAAACCGCTACA